A genomic stretch from Falco naumanni isolate bFalNau1 chromosome 6, bFalNau1.pat, whole genome shotgun sequence includes:
- the LOC121090031 gene encoding L-threonine 3-dehydrogenase, mitochondrial-like, with translation MAIVKNVSRAVSQLLQSSGCGCGISTVPVRCIGVSPRQVASDASFHSVSFSESDHPRVLITGGLGQLGVGLAKLLRKRFGKNNVILSDIRKPADNIFYSGPFIYADILDYKNLREIVVNNRITWLFHYSALLSAVGEANVPLARAVNITGLHNVLDIAAEHNLRLFVPSTIGAFGPTSPRDPTPDLCIQRPRTIYGVSKVHAELMGEYYHYRYGLDFRCLRYPGVISADSQPGGGTTDYAVQIFHDAIKTGKFQCNLKPDTRLPMMYIDDCLKATLEVMEAPAEALSMRTYNISAMSFTPEELVQEVQKHVPELQVTFNVDEVRQAIADSWPMNFDDRNARRDWGWKHDYDLPELVATMFSFLGCESRIAQAN, from the exons ATGGCAATTGTCAAAAACGTGAGCAGAGCtgtcagccagctgctgcagagctctggttGTGGATGTGGGATTTCCACTGTGCCAGTTCGATGCATTGGAGTCTCGCCTCGCCAGGTGGCCTCTGATGCCAGCTTTCACTCggtttctttttctgagtcTGATCATCCTCGGGTGCTAATTACAG GTGGTCTTGGCCAGCTTGGAGTGGGACTTGCTAAGCTTCTGAG GAAACGCTTTGGAAAGAACAATGTGATCTTGTCTGACATTAGGAAGCCTGCAGATAACATTTTTTATAGTG GTCCTTTTATCTATGCGGATATCTTGGATTACAAGAATTTACGTGAGATAGTGGTGAATAATCGGATAACTTGGCTGTTCCACTATAGTGCTTTACTCAGTGCTGTTGGAGAAGCAAACGTCCCTTTGGCCAGAGCTGTAAATATTACTG GTTTACACAATGTTCTGGATATTGCAGCTGAGCATAATTTGAGGCTCTTCGTTCCAAGCACTATTGGAGCCTTTGGACCCACCTCTCCTCGAGACCCAACTCCTGATCTCTGCATTCAGAGACCAAGGACAATCTATGGAGTCTCCAAGGTTCATGCTGAGCTCATGGGAGAA TACTACCATTACCGGTATGGCTTAGACTTCCGCTGCCTGAGGTATCCAGGAGTTATATCTGCTGACTCTCAGCCTGGTGGGGGAACAACTG ATTATGCTGTCCAGATTTTCCATGATGCCATAAAGACTGGCAAATTTCAATGCAATTTAAAGCCGGACACTCGTCTCCCTATGATGTATATTGATGACTGTCTGAAAGCAACTCTAGAGGTCATGGAGGCCCCTGCAGAGGCACTGAGCATGAGGACATACAACATCAGTGCCATGAGCTTCACTCCTGAAGAGCTAGTGCAAGAGGTGCAGAAGCATGTTCCTGAGCTCCAAGTGACCTTCAATGTGGATGAAGTCAGGCAGGCCATAG CTGACAGCTGGCCGATGAACTTTGACGACAGGAACGCCCGGAGGGACTGGGGTTGGAAACACGATTATGATCTGCCAGAGTTGGTGGCTACAATGTTTAGCTTCCTTGGGTGTGAGTCCAGGATTGCTCAAGCtaactga